A stretch of Myxococcus hansupus DNA encodes these proteins:
- a CDS encoding DUF1330 domain-containing protein: MPAYVVVEVSVHDAQTYERYKQLAPPSLEPYGGRYLVRGGPTQALEGTWQPPRFVLLEFPSVEQAQAWWSSPEYAAAKALRHESAHSIMLLVEGVPATTPVTEAPVTASAS, translated from the coding sequence ATGCCTGCCTATGTCGTGGTCGAGGTCTCGGTGCACGATGCGCAGACCTACGAGCGGTACAAGCAGCTCGCTCCTCCGTCGCTCGAACCCTACGGTGGCCGCTACCTCGTTCGCGGCGGGCCCACGCAGGCGCTGGAGGGCACGTGGCAGCCCCCGCGCTTCGTCCTGCTGGAGTTCCCCTCCGTGGAGCAGGCCCAGGCCTGGTGGTCCTCCCCGGAGTACGCCGCCGCCAAGGCGCTCCGTCATGAGAGCGCGCACTCCATCATGCTCCTGGTGGAAGGCGTGCCCGCGACGACGCCCGTGACGGAGGCACCCGTGACGGCTTCCGCCTCCTGA